In one window of Camarhynchus parvulus chromosome 18, STF_HiC, whole genome shotgun sequence DNA:
- the LOC115911376 gene encoding TBC1 domain family member 24-like, with protein MLQLGLSVPRCPGGAAAAFPMAEPAAGEEPGTGPEALGSSPVTIVVTSEADTWDIDTSPGRGCGPFVDWAKMPEPRGPARIPRDVLGRPPKELKRLAREGCWAGSHAGRARLYPRLIQRVSCRLVTPDALVYRDVAGRLFGKRSVSSHPLPEFLEGCPVPTYCLSPHGVTALKKILICVGALFPDITHSPLLPALAALLLHYSEDEAQCFESLSRLIASNAPHAAYIDQSFLAHQASCMTFGDLASKHCPAAHKLIAGAAANVLEVYSEWLSWLFPGLPLAYAVRVLDVFLLEGQKVLYRIALALLKQFRLSAAPAGPQGSDVKAELQAFVSNIAQHVSVDKLLERAFGIRLFSRKEIWLLHMANRKALVERGITVVQRRPSFHLAVDMQKFSSSTVTAQEMRLVWSWLPQRFSLFPPLLLFSTSQDGCSLQRFYTCCEGYEPTVLLIKTTEGEVCGAFLSSDWAERKKSGATSGFFGTGECFVFTVRPEAERYEWVLIQKPELAKAVPRSRQRSPSPAPESPLGSPRDSSSPKHLAVPSAQGRGRLSPFLATRHFLLPSKTASMFMSGSRDGIVIGGGGGQALSLDASLLRGHTERCETFDNPPLCQENFQVQLLEVWGFQSA; from the exons atgctgcagctggggctcagcgtgccccgctgccccgggggcgcggccgccgccTTCCCTATGGCCGAGCCGGCGGCGGGCGAGGAGCCGGGCACGGGGCCGG AGGCGCTGGGCTCATCCCCGGTCACCATCGTGGTCACGTCCGAGGCCGACACCTGGGACATCGACACCtccccgggccggggctgcgggcccTTCGTGGACTGGGCCAAGATGCCGGAGCCGCGGGGCCCGGCGCGGATCCCGCGGGACGTGCTGGGCCGGCCCCCGAAGGAGCTGAAGCGGCTGGCGAGGGAAGGCTGCTGGGCCGGGAGCCacgcgggccgggcccggctcTACCCCCGGCTCATCCAGCGCGTCTCCTGCCGCCTCGTCACCCCCGACGCGCTCGTGTACCGGGACGTGGCCGGCCGGCTCTTCGGGAAGCGCAGCGTCAGCTCGCACCCCCTGCCCGAGTTCCTGGAGGGCTGCCCCGTGCCCACCTACTGCCTCAGCCCGCACGGCGTCACGGCCCTGAAGAAGATCCTCATCTGCGTGGGCGCCCTGTTCCCCGACATCACGCACAGCCCGCTGCTGCCGGCGCTGGcggcgctgctgctgcactACAGCGAGGACGAGGCGCAGTGCTTCGAGAGCCTCTCGCGCCTCATCGCCAGCAACGCTCCCCACGCCGCCTACATCGACCAGTCCTTCCTGGCCCACCAGGCCTCCTGCATGACCTTCGGGGACCTGGCCAGCAAGCACTGCCCCGCGGCCCACAAGCTCATCGCCGGCGCCGCCGCCAACGTGCTCGAGGTCTACTCGGAGTGGCTGTCGTGGCTCTTCCCCGGGCTGCCCTTGGCCTACGCCGTGCGCGTGCTGGACGTGTTCCTGCTGGAGGGCCAGAAGGTGCTGTACCGCAtcgccctggccctgctgaagCAGTTCAGGCTCTcggcagccccggccgggccgcAGGGCTCCGACGTCAAGGCCGAGCTGCAGGCTTTCGTCAGCAACATCGCCCAGCACGTCAGCGTGGACAAACTCCTGGAGAGAGCCTTCGGCATCCGCCTCTTCTCCCGCAAGGAGATCTGGCTGCTGCACATGGCCAACAGGAAGGCCTTGGTGGAGAGGGGCATCACCGTGGTGCAGAGGAG GCCGTCCTTCCACCTGGCCGTGGACATGCAGAAGTTCAGCTCCAGCACGGTCACGGCGCAGGAGATGCGCCTCGTCTGGTCCTGGCTCCCCCAGCGCTTCTCGCTCTTCCCCCCGCTGCTGCTCTTCTCCACCTCCCAGGAcggctgcagcctgcagag gttCTACACGTGCTGTGAAGGCTACGAACCCACGGTGCTGCTCATCAAAACCACCGAGGGGGAG GTGTGTGGGGCCTTCCTCTCCTCCGACTGGGCCGAAAGGAAGAAGAGCGGAGCCACGTCGGGCTTTTTTGGGACAGGGGAGTGCTTTGTGTTCACT GTGCGCCCCGAGGCAGAGAGGTACGAGTGGGTGCTCATCCAGAAGCCGGAGCTGGCCAAGGCCGTGCCGCGCTCCCGGCAGCGCTCGCCTTCCCCCGCTCCCGAATCCCCGCTCGGCTCCCCCCgggacagctccagccccaaGCACCTGGCCGTGCCCTCGGCGCAGGGCAGAGGCCGCCTGTCCCCGTTCCTGGCCACCAGGCacttcctgctgccctccaaAACTGCCTCCATGTTCATGTCCGGCTCCCGGGATGGCATCGTTATCG GCGGAGGGGGAGGCCAAGCGCTGTCCCTGGACGCCAGCCTGCTGCGGGGACACACGGAGCGCTGCGAGACCTTCGACAACCCCCCGCTCTGCCAGGAGAACTTCCaggtgcagctcctggaggtgtGGGGCTTCCAAAGCGCCTAG